The proteins below come from a single Streptococcus porcinus genomic window:
- a CDS encoding AzlC family ABC transporter permease: MKGFKEGVRDALPTAFGYISIGLAFGIIASASGISSLEVALMSALIYGGSAQFAICALLVGGASLSAIVLTIFLVNLRNMLMSLHATTIFNKSSFWDNIAIASLITDESYGVLLGETVHNKSISPKWMHGNNVLSYVTWVSATVFGAILGNTIGDPQRFGLDFALVAMFIGLLSSQLEAMLLTEGVKKIGLIFLTVVITYLLSSIIFSENLSVLVSTLLACGIGVYLDETK, encoded by the coding sequence ATGAAAGGTTTCAAAGAAGGTGTCAGAGATGCCTTACCAACAGCATTTGGCTACATATCTATAGGGTTAGCTTTTGGAATTATTGCCTCTGCTTCTGGAATTTCTAGTCTTGAAGTCGCCTTAATGAGTGCTCTCATCTATGGCGGTTCAGCGCAATTTGCCATATGTGCGCTCCTTGTCGGTGGTGCAAGTTTGTCGGCGATAGTTCTTACTATTTTTTTAGTCAATTTACGAAATATGCTAATGAGTCTCCATGCAACGACAATTTTTAATAAAAGCAGTTTTTGGGATAACATTGCAATTGCTTCATTGATAACTGATGAGAGCTATGGCGTTCTTTTGGGAGAGACGGTTCATAACAAAAGTATTAGTCCAAAATGGATGCATGGAAATAATGTTTTGAGCTATGTAACATGGGTATCTGCCACTGTTTTTGGAGCAATTCTAGGAAATACTATCGGTGACCCTCAAAGGTTTGGCCTTGATTTTGCATTGGTAGCTATGTTCATCGGCCTTCTTTCGAGTCAGCTAGAAGCTATGCTTTTGACTGAAGGTGTTAAAAAAATAGGGCTAATTTTTTTGACAGTAGTCATTACTTATTTACTATCTTCGATAATTTTTTCAGAAAACCTATCTGTTTTAGTGTCAACTCTATTAGCTTGTGGAATAGGAGTCTATCTTGATGAGACAAAATGA
- the rimI gene encoding ribosomal protein S18-alanine N-acetyltransferase encodes MMKTVEEKVEAVYHILSCIYLESPWTMDQIKRDLESPNVDYYFVYNGQEIIAFLSLQQLVGELEITNIAVLPDYQGKGIGAQLLQKVASFNHPIFLEVRESNLAAQALYKKANFSIIGKRKNYYKNPIEGALLMKREGKDDR; translated from the coding sequence ATGATGAAAACTGTTGAAGAAAAAGTAGAAGCTGTTTATCACATCCTAAGTTGTATTTACTTAGAGTCACCTTGGACAATGGATCAGATTAAAAGAGACTTAGAATCACCAAATGTTGATTACTATTTTGTCTATAATGGGCAAGAAATAATAGCTTTTTTATCTTTGCAGCAATTGGTAGGTGAGTTGGAAATTACAAACATTGCTGTTTTGCCTGATTACCAAGGCAAAGGTATCGGAGCGCAGCTCTTACAGAAGGTTGCCTCTTTTAACCATCCTATCTTTTTGGAAGTAAGGGAGTCAAACCTTGCAGCGCAAGCTCTTTACAAAAAAGCTAATTTTAGCATCATTGGAAAACGTAAAAATTACTATAAGAACCCTATCGAAGGGGCACTATTAATGAAACGAGAAGGAAAAGATGACAGATAG
- a CDS encoding DNA-dependent RNA polymerase subunit epsilon, whose translation MIYKVFYQETKDRNPRRENTKTLYIDIEAKDELEGRIKARKLVEEKTNYNVEFIELLSDKHLEYEKETGVFEVMEL comes from the coding sequence ATGATTTACAAAGTTTTCTACCAAGAAACAAAAGACCGTAACCCACGTCGTGAAAATACTAAAACTTTATATATTGATATTGAAGCTAAAGACGAACTTGAGGGCCGTATTAAAGCGCGTAAACTTGTTGAAGAAAAAACAAATTACAACGTTGAATTTATTGAGCTCCTCTCAGATAAACACCTCGAGTATGAAAAAGAAACAGGCGTTTTTGAAGTAATGGAGTTATAA
- the tsaD gene encoding tRNA (adenosine(37)-N6)-threonylcarbamoyltransferase complex transferase subunit TsaD, protein MTDRYILAVESSCDETSVAILKNDNELLSNIIASQVESHKRFGGVVPEVASRHHVEVITTCFEDALKEAGISAEDLDAVAVTYGPGLVGALLVGIAAAKAFAWAHSIPLIPVNHMAGHLMAARQEKELVYPLMALLVSGGHTELVYVSEPGQYHIIGETRDDAVGEAYDKVGRVMGLTYPAGREIDQLAHKGEDIYNFPRAMIKEDHLEFSFSGLKSAFINLHHNAEQKGEKLVLEDLCASFQEAVLDILMVKTKKALAQYPVKMLVVAGGVAANQGLRERLAQEITEIPVIIPPLRLCGDNAGMIALAAAIEYDLGHFAKLDLNAKPSLAFTYND, encoded by the coding sequence ATGACAGATAGGTATATTTTGGCGGTCGAAAGCTCTTGTGACGAAACCAGTGTCGCCATCCTTAAAAATGATAATGAGCTTTTAAGTAATATCATTGCTAGTCAGGTAGAGAGTCATAAACGCTTTGGTGGAGTTGTCCCAGAAGTTGCTAGTCGTCACCATGTAGAAGTGATTACAACGTGCTTTGAAGACGCTTTGAAAGAAGCTGGTATTAGCGCAGAAGACTTAGATGCTGTCGCTGTAACTTATGGGCCAGGGCTTGTTGGGGCTTTACTGGTGGGAATCGCTGCCGCAAAAGCCTTTGCTTGGGCTCACAGCATCCCGTTAATCCCAGTCAATCATATGGCTGGTCACCTTATGGCTGCGCGACAAGAGAAAGAACTAGTGTATCCGTTGATGGCTCTCTTGGTTTCTGGTGGGCATACTGAGCTGGTCTACGTCTCAGAGCCGGGTCAGTACCATATTATTGGAGAGACGCGAGACGACGCAGTAGGCGAAGCTTATGATAAGGTGGGACGTGTTATGGGTCTGACCTATCCAGCAGGTCGTGAAATCGATCAGCTAGCCCATAAAGGTGAAGATATCTATAACTTTCCAAGGGCAATGATTAAAGAAGATCATTTAGAGTTCTCTTTTTCTGGCTTAAAGTCAGCCTTTATTAATTTGCATCACAATGCTGAACAAAAAGGCGAAAAACTAGTTCTTGAGGATTTATGTGCCTCATTTCAGGAAGCCGTATTAGATATTTTAATGGTCAAGACTAAAAAAGCTTTAGCCCAATATCCAGTTAAAATGCTTGTTGTTGCTGGTGGCGTGGCAGCCAATCAAGGCCTTCGAGAGCGCCTAGCTCAAGAAATTACAGAAATACCCGTCATTATTCCTCCTTTACGTCTCTGTGGTGATAACGCTGGTATGATTGCTTTAGCAGCTGCAATTGAATATGATTTAGGGCACTTTGCTAAATTGGATTTAAATGCTAAACCTAGCTTGGCTTTTACTTATAACGATTAA
- the tsaB gene encoding tRNA (adenosine(37)-N6)-threonylcarbamoyltransferase complex dimerization subunit type 1 TsaB translates to MKILAFDTSNKSLSLAILEDRTLLADLTINIKKNHSINLMPAIDFLMASLDLCPKDIGRIAVAQGPGSYTGLRVAVATAKMLAYSLKIDLVGISSLYALAATITDPETLVVPLIDARRQNVYAGFYQNKESVRADQHIALSDLIEELKGQTKIIFTGEVAGFSNVIKEQLPKAEILPTLPSAFELGLKAQNMSPVNVDAFIPEYLKKVEAEEIWLKSHQPESETNYIKRV, encoded by the coding sequence ATGAAAATACTTGCATTTGATACCTCTAATAAGAGTCTTTCGCTCGCTATTTTAGAGGATCGGACCTTACTAGCAGACCTAACGATCAATATCAAAAAGAACCACAGCATCAATCTCATGCCCGCCATTGATTTTTTGATGGCTTCTTTAGATTTATGCCCTAAGGACATAGGGAGAATCGCAGTCGCACAAGGGCCTGGTTCCTACACTGGCTTACGCGTCGCCGTGGCAACAGCTAAAATGTTAGCCTACAGTTTAAAAATTGATTTAGTTGGCATTTCAAGCCTATATGCTTTGGCTGCTACAATCACTGATCCAGAAACTTTGGTAGTGCCATTGATTGATGCTAGACGGCAAAACGTCTATGCAGGTTTTTATCAAAACAAGGAGAGTGTTCGAGCTGATCAACACATAGCTTTATCTGATCTCATAGAAGAGTTAAAGGGGCAAACAAAAATCATATTTACAGGAGAAGTAGCTGGTTTCAGTAATGTTATCAAAGAACAACTACCAAAAGCTGAAATTCTTCCCACTCTGCCTTCTGCCTTTGAGTTAGGACTTAAAGCTCAAAATATGTCTCCAGTTAATGTGGACGCTTTTATACCTGAATACTTGAAAAAAGTGGAAGCTGAAGAAATTTGGCTTAAAAGCCATCAACCAGAGTCAGAAACCAATTATATCAAGCGTGTCTAA